The Neodiprion fabricii isolate iyNeoFabr1 chromosome 4, iyNeoFabr1.1, whole genome shotgun sequence genome window below encodes:
- the LOC124181136 gene encoding mini-chromosome maintenance complex-binding protein isoform X1: MTENNIVDWTPDFFLANEANCRLVLSETANRLSVPSLNSIPLHSFKDKQLARFRGMIQDTYNPEYYLDRFQIRNVATNETTTCCGRYRDTLDSLPGETVIVDSKENVNAERQTCFVISVPGVNSWAKEKCTVRENAPQVSTNTATKRSLESEEMECVEFSSKKHTQTTPSSGDGEPRLLSREHAMNFPLPNDDGKACIVKIYDETSFKLNQIIDIVGFMSLDPALSVAHDPDKLMDDIEFQSHNPPVSLIPRLHAIDVKDVSMEEVPQTIQGDLTFPVTTRSDLKLVLSQILFGDVLAAEYVICHLISSVYLRRDFLSLGAFPLNITNLPLDKCQTFPEDFYGILSLLLPKSHLIGMTLDELNNLNLQPKKDYDCNRLTSGVLQLSDNTHLVLDETKLTDGQVSANGRKNYEAFSTLINSQTVTYDFKYYTMDFPADIPVLILSESKSMIPCYRQIVLEKNSNSENIYSETLEAVRHYLSDETRIYNIRNWLRVSRRRDIAIETENSIGDVIQKDFVEMRQLDKSTSAEDLHSLMVLARLISMSHGMDKLTVDYWHEAVRMEKERKRRLQR; encoded by the exons ATGACCG AAAATAACATCGTCGACTGGACCccggatttttttttggcaaacgAAGCCAATTGTCGCCTTGTACTAAGTGAAACTGCTAATCGACTGTCGGTGCCATCCCTTAACTCCATACCCTTACACTCGTTTAAGGATAAGCAATTGGCCAGGTTCCGAGGAATGATTCAGGACACTTACAACCCTGAGTACTACCTTGATCGATTTCAAATTCGCAATGTTGCCACTAACGAGACGACAACCTGCTGCGGGCGGTACAGAGATACATTGGACTCCTTG CCAGGTGAAACTGTGATCGTTGACTCCAAAGAGAATGTCAATGCTGAACGGCAGACATGTTTTGTTATATCAGTTCCTGGCGTCAACAGTTGGGCAAAGGAAAAGTGTACAGTACGCGAAAATGCACCTCAAGTCTCAACTAACACTGCCACCAAGCGTTCACTAGAATCTGAAGAAATGGAATGTGTAGAATTCAGTAGcaaaaaacacacacaaacaACCCCGAGCTCAGGTGATGGCGAACCACGCTTGCTGTCCAGAGAACATGCAATGAATTTCCCCCTTCCCAATGACGATGGTAAAGCCTGCATCGTGAAG ATATATGATGAAACGTCGTTCAAATTGAACCAGATCATCGACATTGTAGGCTTCATGTCCTTAGACCCAGCTTTGAGCGTTGCTCATGATCCAGACAAGTTGATGGATGACATCGAATTTCAGTCTCACAATCCACCCGTGTCGCTGATACCTCGATTGCACGCGATCGACGTCAAGGATGTGTCCATGGAGGAGGTTCCACAAACTATCCAAGGTGATTTAACCTTTCCCGTTACCACACGGAGTGACCTGAAGCTAGTGTTGAGTCAGATTCTATTTGGAGATGTCTTAGCGGCCGAATATGTCATATGCCACCTAATATCTTCCGT ctATTTGAGACGGGACTTTCTATCCCTTGGTGCGTTTCCGTTGAACATAACGAATTTGCCTCTCGATAAGTGCCAGACTTTTCCAGAAGATTTTTATGGAATATTATCATTGTTGCTACCGAAAAGTCACCTCATTGGCATGACTTTGGATGAACTTAACAACCTGAATCTGCAGCCCAA AAAAGACTACGACTGCAACAGATTGACTAGCGGGGTGTTGCAGCTCAGCGATAATACGCATCTTGTATTAGATGAAACAAAGCTGACCGACGGTCAGGTTTCGGCAAACGggaggaaaaattatgaagCTTTCTCCACGTTGATTAATTCCCAGACGGTTACCTATGACTTCAAGTATTACACAATGGATTTTCCGGCTGACATACCCGTTCTGATACTGTCGGAATCAAAGTCTATGATTCCT TGTTATAGGCAAATCGTGTTGGAAAAGAATTCAAACAGTGAGAATATCTATTCGGAAACCCTGGAAGCAGTCAGGCATTATTTGAGTGATGAAACCAGGATATATAACATTCGAAACTGGTTGAGGGTATCGAGGCGACGCGACATCGCAATCGAAACCGAGAATAGCATAGGAGAC GTAATCCAAAAGGATTTCGTTGAAATGCGTCAGTTGGACAAAAGTACATCAGCGGAGGATCTGCATTCGCTAATGGTTCTCGCTAGATTGATATCGATGTCGCACGGTATGGACAAATTGACCGTTGATTACTGGCACGAAGCCGTTAGAATGGAGAAGGAACGTAAACGCAGACTGCAGAGATAG
- the LOC124181136 gene encoding mini-chromosome maintenance complex-binding protein isoform X2, translated as MTENNIVDWTPDFFLANEANCRLVLSETANRLSVPSLNSIPLHSFKDKQLARFRGMIQDTYNPEYYLDRFQIRNVATNETTTCCGRYRDTLDSLPGETVIVDSKENVNAERQTCFVISVPGVNSWAKEKCTVRENAPQVSTNTATKRSLESEEMECVEFSSKKHTQTTPSSGDGEPRLLSREHAMNFPLPNDDGKACIVKIYDETSFKLNQIIDIVGFMSLDPALSVAHDPDKLMDDIEFQSHNPPVSLIPRLHAIDVKDVSMEEVPQTIQGDLTFPVTTRSDLKLVLSQILFGDVLAAEYVICHLISSVYLRRDFLSLGAFPLNITNLPLDKCQTFPEDFYGILSLLLPKSHLIGMTLDELNNLNLQPKKDYDCNRLTSGVLQLSDNTHLVLDETKLTDGQVSANGRKNYEAFSTLINSQTVTYDFKYYTMDFPADIPVLILSESKSMIPANRVGKEFKQ; from the exons ATGACCG AAAATAACATCGTCGACTGGACCccggatttttttttggcaaacgAAGCCAATTGTCGCCTTGTACTAAGTGAAACTGCTAATCGACTGTCGGTGCCATCCCTTAACTCCATACCCTTACACTCGTTTAAGGATAAGCAATTGGCCAGGTTCCGAGGAATGATTCAGGACACTTACAACCCTGAGTACTACCTTGATCGATTTCAAATTCGCAATGTTGCCACTAACGAGACGACAACCTGCTGCGGGCGGTACAGAGATACATTGGACTCCTTG CCAGGTGAAACTGTGATCGTTGACTCCAAAGAGAATGTCAATGCTGAACGGCAGACATGTTTTGTTATATCAGTTCCTGGCGTCAACAGTTGGGCAAAGGAAAAGTGTACAGTACGCGAAAATGCACCTCAAGTCTCAACTAACACTGCCACCAAGCGTTCACTAGAATCTGAAGAAATGGAATGTGTAGAATTCAGTAGcaaaaaacacacacaaacaACCCCGAGCTCAGGTGATGGCGAACCACGCTTGCTGTCCAGAGAACATGCAATGAATTTCCCCCTTCCCAATGACGATGGTAAAGCCTGCATCGTGAAG ATATATGATGAAACGTCGTTCAAATTGAACCAGATCATCGACATTGTAGGCTTCATGTCCTTAGACCCAGCTTTGAGCGTTGCTCATGATCCAGACAAGTTGATGGATGACATCGAATTTCAGTCTCACAATCCACCCGTGTCGCTGATACCTCGATTGCACGCGATCGACGTCAAGGATGTGTCCATGGAGGAGGTTCCACAAACTATCCAAGGTGATTTAACCTTTCCCGTTACCACACGGAGTGACCTGAAGCTAGTGTTGAGTCAGATTCTATTTGGAGATGTCTTAGCGGCCGAATATGTCATATGCCACCTAATATCTTCCGT ctATTTGAGACGGGACTTTCTATCCCTTGGTGCGTTTCCGTTGAACATAACGAATTTGCCTCTCGATAAGTGCCAGACTTTTCCAGAAGATTTTTATGGAATATTATCATTGTTGCTACCGAAAAGTCACCTCATTGGCATGACTTTGGATGAACTTAACAACCTGAATCTGCAGCCCAA AAAAGACTACGACTGCAACAGATTGACTAGCGGGGTGTTGCAGCTCAGCGATAATACGCATCTTGTATTAGATGAAACAAAGCTGACCGACGGTCAGGTTTCGGCAAACGggaggaaaaattatgaagCTTTCTCCACGTTGATTAATTCCCAGACGGTTACCTATGACTTCAAGTATTACACAATGGATTTTCCGGCTGACATACCCGTTCTGATACTGTCGGAATCAAAGTCTATGATTCCT GCAAATCGTGTTGGAAAAGAATTCAAACAGTGA